Within the Telopea speciosissima isolate NSW1024214 ecotype Mountain lineage chromosome 4, Tspe_v1, whole genome shotgun sequence genome, the region tATTTGAACTTAGTCCACTCTGTTAGGCTTTTGGGGTTAAGTTGTTGTTAGTTTTATCATAATAGCCAAATTACCCTTAGAATGGATAAATGTACCATAATaccccttaagggtaaaaccctcttttacccaaaaaaaaaacaaaacacatcaTCGTTTTACCATGTGAAAGCCAGCAAAAAAAACAGGGACGGAAGAGATGGGTTAGGTTATTGGTGAAATCAAAGATGTGGTCAGTATAACCTCAAGGGGTTAGCAcagctggcttggaggggacatgagactctgCCTCAGGAAgtgaggtctcgtgatcaaaccttcgtcgctgcataatttcttggggccacctgcctgaggctcactagggcccagaagctctcGGTTCCTGCGTGGCGCAGGGGTCATGTACGAGACCAGGGGGATTTAATTGGCCTAatgtcggatacccctcctgtctccaaaaaaaaaaaagaagaaaaaagatgtGGTCAGTATTTAGAGATTTCGATCAATGAAGCAGAAGAGGGTTTAGATGCAGCAGTAAATAGATGATGGCGACTCATTTTGGGTAAAGTACAAAATGGAATTGGGGTTTCGGATGATAGGAACTAGCAGTTTCAAATAGGGACGGTGTCTTGGTAGTTGCAGAGATGGGGAAGAAAAGTGAATCGACAAGTGGcgaaaacaaaatagaaatggGGAAGAATCCGGTTTTGGATGGagttccaacaaaaaaaaaagaaaataaagaaatttatgatgaattataattttgttCCACCAAAAGAGGGATAATCGGCGATTTTTAAGCTCCATTGATATTTCTGTTCATGGCGGAAATCTTCAGCAACATGATGTTGGGAAATCGATGCAAGTAATGATAGTCTCTTCAGATTtacaagaagaaggaaagaacaAAAACATGACAGTGGAAGTGAGAGAAGTCAgagctttttagggttttagattttCTTAGCTTGCCTTGGAAGCGATGCCCTTTCATGAAAAACAAACCGCATTTTCAATCCATCGAGGTTCGAGGGATCGTCGCCGGAGAAGAAATTTGAGGATTTTATTCTCGATAAAGCTGGAAGAAATCGCCGGAGATGACCTCGCCCATGGTGGTTCTATTCTTGGCACTCCAACGGGAAGAATCTGCTCTTTCCCTAGTCATTTTTCCGTAAAaattactaagagggtaaaatcaaCATTTTATCTTGGGGTCACCCTGCTTAATGTCAGGGGGAAATTTgctattttgaccaagtatgataAGTTTCTGAAATATTGGATGcttttagggggtgtctgtgaaactttccctaaaaaatatcTTGCAGAAGTCCTTTTGTGGAAAGTACACGTCACCCGGTCCTTCTTTGATAGGCCTCATATTTCTGTGATCAACGGCATGACGAAATATTCCATGCCCTCTCTAGCGATTGGTTTGGGAGAGATTCTGAAACGTACGCGTGGCTCCAATTGGAACCAGCGAAACGATGAGATTACCTCCTTCCACAGGTGACCAATGCATTTCCTTTTCAGGAGTAGATCCTCTCTCTGTTATATTTGACAAGTACTGGAAGTACTGGTGACTGGAGAAGTTCCGTAGATCAATCAGACTCTATTAAAATAGCGTAAAGCCATAAACCCTAGAAGCTTTCTTtcgcttttcttctttttaatttttaatttttttcttctttctcccgcCAATTCCTGTTTAGCAGAAGAGATTTACGAATTCATGGACTTTATGGATTCCGAAGAAGCACCTCCCCAAATTAGAAGTCTAAGGTTCTGAGTTTATCTGTTTTGCTATTtaagttttgtttttgtttcaatgCTTAATTTGTCATTCTATAGATTGTTTTGTCCTAAATTCTGAATTTTGCTGGCTTGATAGTGTTCATTCATGTTCTTCATCTGCTATACTCGATGATTGATTAATATTAATGCATATATTTGTTCCAAAAGTCGATTCTGCAACTCTCCAAGGATCCCTTTGTCTCAATTTGTTTACAGAGTTCTCgatttttggataaaaaaagtCTCACATGCTGCCCTTATCACTTTTTACAATTTTGTTATATTTAATTCGTAGCCTTTGCTTTAGAGCTTAATTTCATGGGTGCTGCTTTGCAagtaaattttttctttttttttcttcttttctatggAACCCTTTTGCATGTAATCCATGACAATGCCTCCTTTTATCAATGCTCTTGTCTTGCCATCTAATTGGGTTCGTTCTTTTGTTCAATGGATGCTTTAGATGATATCTCTAGAGAAAAGACTGTATTAAGTTCCAAGAAAGGGTCAAGCTTCTGAGTTTGCCGGGGTTGGAGCTCTGAGAAAACACTGTATTCTAATTGCATCTTATTTAATTGCAGTCTCTGTTTATTGTTCAATTCTATATGGTGCATATTGCCAAATGATTGCTCTGTCTCAGTTGGTTCCTCTTATCTTATGTTGAAACTTtaacttttcatttttggtcAAATTGGTTATGAATATCTGAAGCCAGACAACTCGGGGCATATTTGTCTAATGTAGATCAGTTTTGAGGTAGATGAACCTACTGAATAGACTAGGACTTCTAAGAAGTAAGAACTCAAAATTGTCCTTTATATCTCTTTAGTCATTTATCTTTCAGGTTGACATGTCCACATCATCACCTTTTCTGTAATTTATGCCAATATATTCATTGAAGAGATTCATGAAACAGAGAGTGAATTAGCTAGGGGCAAACCTCTGGAACAAGGCTTATCACACCTCTGTCTTTCTACAGTATTTGATTTGTTTTCAGTCACCATTCAAGCATGGACTGTGTTATCTTACCACAATGAGCTTGTAACCGTTCTAATAACAGAATTTCGATTTATTTTGTGTGTTCATTCTGATCACTCAAATGCCAGATTCtgctctctttcttttttatgttgaaaaaaaatttacatgttTTCACAAAGATAAGTTGCTGCTGAGGTTTTGATCAGACAGACAATAAGATCTGAAAATTTTGGAGTTCGTTGTGACACGACCTTTTTGGATGTCTCATTCCCAACTTAGATTGTACAACTGTGCTTTTACCCAAACCGGTCTTTaacaaatgtttattttaaaTGGAGCTTTTTCCATGTCTAAAAAGTTAACTAGCTTCAGATTATATGTGGTCTCACACCCTTCGCCATTGACAGGCACAAATGCTCAGCTTGCTATAAGCAGTACAAAAAGAAGGAGCATCTCATTGAGCATATGAAAGTGTCATACCACTCAGTTCATCAGCCCAAATGCGGGGCTTGTGGAAAGCATTGCAAATCATTAGAATCATTGAGGGAGCATCTTACTGGTATAAAACCATTATCCATTCATTTGAATTTGTTCAATAATACTAAAGTTCTGGCAGAACCATAATAATAACTGAACTGACTGCTACATTGTTCGTTGTATTTTCTATATTATTAGTAAAAgtaattttgtttccttttctggtGTACAAGGAAATTTTCATTAGCCAATGGCTATTATTTGCCACGTACAGGGATGATTTGGTAGCTGTGAAAATTGGGTATTATCTGAACCTACCACATGCCAAGCTTAGCGGTTCATCTCAGTCATATGGCCCACCATATATTTCACTCTTCCCCTTGTATTTTAAATAGCCCCAATTTTCTCAAAAGATTGATTGCTCAACCAATTCTGGATAACCTGATTCTAACACTTGGTGAATTCCAATGCTGTTGAAACTTGATACAAGTAGAAAATGACGTAGATATGATATTAACAAAATTTGAGCATAAAAGAATCTGCCACATGACAGATATAACTGCCAGGCACCAAAAATCACCATCATTATTGTTATTCTCATTATTTTTGCTTCATCAGCATCATTTCCATAATTGTTGCTATCCTAACTATTCAGTGCCTATTTGACATTTTGATTGTTTGaatttcttcctttattttcaaGGTCCATTGCCCAAAGCCAATTGTTCAAGTGTTTTTTCTGCCCGAGGTTGTGACCTCTGCTTGAACATCTTTTATAGCCCAGAAGCTGTCACTGCACATAAAGAAGTTTGCCAATTATCTGCACCTGCTTGTCTTGTAAGTTGAACAATGAAACTTGAAACCTGGAAGTTGAAAACTTCTGCATTCTATGATTTTGGATACAGTTTTTCTGTTtatcatggacatgatgaatttGGGAAAAGGAAAATGTTAAAGTATTTCAATATCTAGCCAATTGAACACTGACGGTTATGAATTATGAAAGCAGGAATGAACTTCATAAActaaattgagagagagagttctttTCCTTATTAAGCTTTGAAGTGTGAGCCTTTAGTTCATTGTATTATTCTTTCTAGAAGTGACTTGAATTCCAATTTTAGATATAATTCTTATAGGGACCCACCAGAATGCCTCCCATGGAATTGGAAATGGAAACTTCAGGCTTGGCCAATGCCAATTACGCTAGCAAAGGTCCTGAAGTGATTGCCATAGACTGTGAGATGGTTGGTGGTGGAAGTGATGGATCACTTGATATTTGTGCCAGGGTTTGCCTCATTGATGAAGGTGAGAATGTGGTTCTCCATACATACGTGAAACCTCAAATTCCCATCACAAATTACAGGTATTTAttggctttttttttaaatacttttggTGATTATGTGGTTTGGGACCCTTTATAATTCtcatataaatttttttctgGAGCTCTTTCAGATACGAAATAACTGGTATAACAGAAGCACATTTGTTTGATGCAATGCCACTCAAGCAAGTGCAAGAGAAAATTCTGGAGATACTGTACAATGGAGAGTCCATTTGGCGAACACGACTAGAAGGTGGGAGGGCAAGGCTTCTTGTTGGTCATGATCTTGAGCATGATTTAGATTGCTTGAGGATGTGCTACCCAGAACACTTGCTGAGGTAAAGTCTCACCACCACTAATTAGGCAGAAGCAATCGAGTGATGGTTTTATTGATCTTGAGAATATTGATATGTGTTCAAATCAACTGGATTTTGATCAGATTCAGATACTTCCATCCATAACTAAGACTGAAGTAAAATATTGTAGTGGTGTTGAATTGATGACCATCTGTTTAGAACTTCACACTCAAAGAAATAAGTTAATGGAGGCTGATTGACTATTTTGTGCCTGTAAATGTCAATGATGTATCTTGGAAAAGATTAATTGTTgataataagaataaaataagacTCACTAATCAGGTTTTGCTACCCAAATCCTGGTCAGCCACACTGTGAGCCAAGTAATGATGCAGTGCATCTGTATTTGGCAGAGTATGAAACCTTTCAGGTAAGCATCTGATCCGGTGAAATCCAGCTCATCCCAGGATACCAGGAAATTAATAGAAGCCATAGTTGTGCAGCTCAGATccaatccaaattccaaaacagATCTGATATTATGATCTAATCCGGGTTGAAATGGATACAGTGCAGTTCTTGCATCTGATTGTGAGATAGACAATGTATATAGGATATTGTGTTAATAAGTTATGTTCCTTGTATGATGGTATCTATATTAGCATTTACTTCGGGTAAGCTTGACAGAGGTTTTTTATCATTGCTAACATATAAATTGTTTTCAGCCTGTCCTGTTGGTCTTTAAGAGTTCTGAGATGATTGCCAGATGAGCAACTTATCAATTGTAATTAGTAAACTTGATGACCTTACTGGACCGTACTGGTCCTTCCTGGGTCATGCTTGGTGCTGACCATTCAGTACATGGTTTGACGTGAGTACTAAAGATAATGTTCATGGTTTGATCATGCAATTTCTTAACAAATGGGTGTACTTTTCTGAGAACATAAGCTTTTTCCTGTGGCTAACATtttcattttatcttttctaatttttctccttgatttttaaattttgactCAGGGACACTGCCAAATACAGGCCATTGATGAAGACGAATCTGGTCAGCCATTCACTGAAGTACCTTACACAAACGTATTTAGGGTAAATAACTTTCTCATCTGATGATCTCTGCTCTCCCTTGAAGTGTTATCCTGATCCTAGTCTTCAAGTTACATTATTTTCATGAGATACAGTTCACATTTGTAACTTATTTTCGGTTGAAAGTTTCACTTTTCTTGCTTATAGTTACTATTTTGACGACCTGGCGTCACCTGCACAccaaactaaactaaacttgTCTTCAACTATTTGCGTTTGGCTACGTGAATCCTGTTCTGCCATGGCAATTATCTGGGGCTATATCTTCACTGTTTCCTAGTTCTCTGAAGTGCTATCAAATCATGAACTGGTTTACTGAACTATATTGCTAAAAATGGCTTTTTCTGACTAAAACTTCATATATATCTCATGTTTAACCTTCAGAATTATAAGCTTGTTATTCCAGAATCTAGAACATCTAAGAATTGGAGATCACATTACTCTCAGATCTGAGTGGAGAATAACATCAATCCTCACTTTTACATGTTACTCTGAACATCAAATGCTCAGCATTTACCTAATTTACAATAAATTGGCTTACTCGTTGTAGCAGAGA harbors:
- the LOC122657338 gene encoding uncharacterized protein LOC122657338 gives rise to the protein MDFMDSEEAPPQIRSLRHKCSACYKQYKKKEHLIEHMKVSYHSVHQPKCGACGKHCKSLESLREHLTGPLPKANCSSVFSARGCDLCLNIFYSPEAVTAHKEVCQLSAPACLGPTRMPPMELEMETSGLANANYASKGPEVIAIDCEMVGGGSDGSLDICARVCLIDEGENVVLHTYVKPQIPITNYRYEITGITEAHLFDAMPLKQVQEKILEILYNGESIWRTRLEGGRARLLVGHDLEHDLDCLRMCYPEHLLRDTAKYRPLMKTNLVSHSLKYLTQTYLGYEIQSGIHDPYEDCVAAMRLYKRMCGQVHRSEGITSSDATQYTHSCINSFDSLRPKELENMSPDALYEISRSNYRCWCLD